The sequence ATGTCGCCGTAGTCGCCCCGGTTGTCCAGCATGTAGAGCAGCAGGGTGCGCAGCGGCGCCATGCCGATGCCGCCGCCTACGAAGACGATGTTCTTGCCCTTGAGATCCTCGTAGGGGAACCAGTTGCCCAGGGGGGCGCGCACGCCGATCTGGTCGCCCGGTGACATGGAGTGCAGCTTGGAGGTCACCTCCCCGGCGCGCATGACGCTGAACTGCAGGTAGTCCATGCGGGAGGGCGGGGAGTTGATGACGAAGGTGGACTCGCCCGTGCCGAACACGGACAGCTGCCCCACCTGGCCGGGCTTGAAGGAGAACTCCTTCATGCGCTTCTCGCCCAGCACCACGCGGAAGGTCTTGATGGCCGGGGTCTCGTCGATGATCTCGGTGATGGTGGCCACGTCCGGCAGGTAGGGGTTGAGCGGCTGCATTTCGCGTTCCTTGAGCACGGGCTACTCCTGCTCGGCCGACTCGGCGGCCGTGGCTTTGAGAACGATTTCGCGGATGTCCACGGACACGGGGCAGTGCTTTATGCAGCGGCCGCAGCCGCAGCAGGCGATGGCCCCGCCGTGGATGGTGGGATAGTAGCTGAACTTGTGCCCCACGCGGTTCTTCAGCCTGTGGGCCTTGGTGGGGCGGGGGTTGTGGCCGCTGGCCTCCATGGTGAACTGGTAGGACATGCAGTTGTCCCAGGTGCGCAGCCTGGCCCCTTCCGCCCCGCACGCCTCGTCGGTGATGTTGAAGCAGTAGCAGGTGGGGCAGAGGTAGGTGCAGGCCCCGCAGCTGATGCATTTGGCCGAGACCTCCTCCCAGAAGCCCATGTCGTCGAACAGCTCCAGCAGCTTGCCGGGCGTCTCCGAAAGATCCGGGGCCTCGCCCAGGCCCTCGGCCGCCCGCTTGTGCACGGCGTGCGCCTCGTCCAGCCGCTTCCCGGCGTCCTCCAGCAAGGAGCTTTGCAGCAGCTCCCCGCCGGTCTCGGTCACCGGCTCCAGCACGTAGCCGCCCTCCACCGGGGTCATGAGCACGTCGGAACACTCGGTGTCCGCCGGGCCGGAGCCCACCCAGTGGCAGAAGCAGGTGGAGGAGGGCCTGGGGCAGGCCATGGTGATGAAGGCGGTGTGCTCGCGCCGCGCCAGGTAGTTGAGGTCCTTGACGTCCTCGGCGTCGTACACCCGGTCGAAGGTGGCGAAGCCGCGCGCGTCGCAAGGGCGGCCGCCCACCACCAGCCTCGGCGTCTCGTCGATGGTCTCCTTGACCCGCACCTGGCTTGTGTCCGGGCTGGCCGGGTCCTTCTCGTAGCGAAAGACCATCAGCGGCTCGCACTGGGGAAAGACCGAGCCCTTGGGCGGCGTGGTGGCCTGGCGGCCCAGGGGAACCGGCTGGTCCGGGTCGAAGGGCCGAAAGACCACGGCCCCGCCTTCGCGGCGGGGGACGGCGGTCCGGCGCTCTTTGGCCAGCTCCGCCAGCCAGGCCGGGACCTTGTCGCCGGGGATGAACTTGGCTTCCATCACCACCCCCTCTCGTTGATGTTTTCCTCTTCCACCTGGAAGGCCATCAGCGGCGGCGTGGCCTCCACCTTGGTGCCAGCGCGGTAGTCGAACAGCTCCTCGACTTCCTTGTTCAGCTTGCGCTTGAGCAGCAGGAGGGGAATGCCCACGGGGCAGGCCCGCTCGCACTCGCCGCACTCGGTGCAGCGCCCGGCCAGGTGCATGGCGTGGATGACCTGGAAGAACCACTTCTCGTCCACCGTGTCCTGCTCGGTGATCCAGTGCGGGTCGCGGCAGTGGGCCACGCAGTGGTCGCGGCAGACGCACAGGGGGCAGGCGTTGCGGCAGGCGTAGCAGCGGATGCAGCGCTGCATGGCCTCACGCCAGTGCCCGGCCCGCTCTTCCAGCGGCCTGGACTCGAACTCGGCCACGTCGGCGTACTCGTCCGCCTCCGGCTCGGTCACCGGCTCGCCCACGAACTCGTCCGAGAGCAGGGCGTTGTGGTAGCGGCAGCGGCCGCACTTGTCCGCGGCCACCTCGGCCAGGGGGAACGATTTCTCCCCGCCGTCCACGGTCACTTTTACGGTGTCGCCCTCGACCCGGGCGTCCTCCACCAGGTCCAGGTCGACCTCGCGGGCGATCTTCTTCAGGCTGACCACCCCCTCGCAGGGAAAGCCGAATACCGTGATGTTTTCGCGGTCCAGAAGCTTTTCCTGCAAGAGCTCGATGACCGAGCGGCTGTCGCAGCCCTTGACCACCACGCCCACCTTCTTGTCCCGCAGGCCGGTGAGGTAGGTGGCCAGGTTGTGCACGCACAGCGGATCCAGCACCAGCCGGTCCACGTCCTCCTCGCCGCGCATGAACAGCGGCGTGGCGTGCAGGGGATCGAATCCCCGCTGCCAGCCGATGACCACGTCCAGCTCGGGCAGCCGCTCTTTGATGCGGCCTTTCATCTCATCCAGAAGGGACATGCTTCCTCCGGGTCAGGCGGCGTCCGCCGCCACGGCTTGCGCCCGGGCCACCTGCGCTTCGCTCAGGGCGGGCGCGGGGCCGAGTTCGTGGATGGCCTCGGTGAACTTGTGCACCACCGTCTGCCATTTCTTGCCTTCCGAGGCCGAGACCCAGGTGTACTCGAACCGCCGCTCGTCCATGCCCAGGATGGGCAGGAAGCGCTTCAGCACCTCCAGCCTGCGCCTGGCGTAGAGGTTGCCCTCGGAGTAGTGGCAGTCGCGCGGGTGGCAGCCCGAGACCAGCACCCCGTCCGCCCCGTGGAACAGGGCGCGGAGGATGAACAGCGGGTCGATGCGGCCCGAGCAGGGCACGCGGATGATGCGCAGGTCCGTGGGCTGCTGGAAGCGGCCCACCCCGGCGGTGTCCGCGCCCCCGTAGGAGCACCAGTTGCACAGAAAGCCGACTATTCGAAGCTCGTCACCAGTGGCTGCCGGCATAGGGCGTTGACCTCCGCGAGGATCTGGTTGTCAGTGAAGTGTTGCAGCTGGATGGCCCCCTGCGGGCAGGTGGCGGT is a genomic window of Desulfohalovibrio reitneri containing:
- a CDS encoding 4Fe-4S dicluster domain-containing protein, with amino-acid sequence MSLLDEMKGRIKERLPELDVVIGWQRGFDPLHATPLFMRGEEDVDRLVLDPLCVHNLATYLTGLRDKKVGVVVKGCDSRSVIELLQEKLLDRENITVFGFPCEGVVSLKKIAREVDLDLVEDARVEGDTVKVTVDGGEKSFPLAEVAADKCGRCRYHNALLSDEFVGEPVTEPEADEYADVAEFESRPLEERAGHWREAMQRCIRCYACRNACPLCVCRDHCVAHCRDPHWITEQDTVDEKWFFQVIHAMHLAGRCTECGECERACPVGIPLLLLKRKLNKEVEELFDYRAGTKVEATPPLMAFQVEEENINERGW
- a CDS encoding hydrogenase iron-sulfur subunit — its product is MPAATGDELRIVGFLCNWCSYGGADTAGVGRFQQPTDLRIIRVPCSGRIDPLFILRALFHGADGVLVSGCHPRDCHYSEGNLYARRRLEVLKRFLPILGMDERRFEYTWVSASEGKKWQTVVHKFTEAIHELGPAPALSEAQVARAQAVAADAA
- a CDS encoding 4Fe-4S dicluster domain-containing protein; its protein translation is MMEAKFIPGDKVPAWLAELAKERRTAVPRREGGAVVFRPFDPDQPVPLGRQATTPPKGSVFPQCEPLMVFRYEKDPASPDTSQVRVKETIDETPRLVVGGRPCDARGFATFDRVYDAEDVKDLNYLARREHTAFITMACPRPSSTCFCHWVGSGPADTECSDVLMTPVEGGYVLEPVTETGGELLQSSLLEDAGKRLDEAHAVHKRAAEGLGEAPDLSETPGKLLELFDDMGFWEEVSAKCISCGACTYLCPTCYCFNITDEACGAEGARLRTWDNCMSYQFTMEASGHNPRPTKAHRLKNRVGHKFSYYPTIHGGAIACCGCGRCIKHCPVSVDIREIVLKATAAESAEQE
- a CDS encoding FAD/NAD(P)-binding protein, whose protein sequence is MQPLNPYLPDVATITEIIDETPAIKTFRVVLGEKRMKEFSFKPGQVGQLSVFGTGESTFVINSPPSRMDYLQFSVMRAGEVTSKLHSMSPGDQIGVRAPLGNWFPYEDLKGKNIVFVGGGIGMAPLRTLLLYMLDNRGDYGDISLLYGARTPQDMAFQYELPDWLGRDDLKTQLTVDVESEGWEHSVGLIPNVLLEMEPSPENTVAVTCGPPIMIKFTIQALHKLGFQDNQIITTLEKRMKCGVGICGRCNIGTKYVCKDGPVFTYEELKQLPNEL